One Candidatus Dadabacteria bacterium genomic window, TCGGGCACGATGAGGTAAAAACCGCTCTTCTTCTCGGAATAATTTCAAGAGAACACATCTACATCGAAGGTCCTCCAGGCACAGCCAAGACCATGCTTTCGGAAATCGTTTCCAAAGCGGCGCAGCTTAATTTCTTTTTCTACCAGCTTCATAGAGACACCCGGCTCTCGGAACTTGTCGGAGACCTGACCATAGTAAAGGAGGAAACCGAACTCGGAGAAAGGATAAAGCAGGATATCATAAAGGGCGGAATACTGACATCTGAGATCTGCCTTTTAGACGACATATCGCGCGCGCCCGGTGAATCGCTCAACATACTTCTTAGAATACTCAACGAAAGAAAATTCTTCAGCGAATCCATTCCCCTTCTGACCGCTATAGCGACGAGCAATCCAACGGCGGACGAGTACTACAACGAACCCCTTGATCCAGCAAATCTTGACCGGTTCATTCTCCAGGTAAAGGCTCTTGGAATTTCTTACGGAAGAAAATGGGATGAG contains:
- a CDS encoding MoxR family ATPase, producing MNPANPFASLREEMDKHVIGHDEVKTALLLGIISREHIYIEGPPGTAKTMLSEIVSKAAQLNFFFYQLHRDTRLSELVGDLTIVKEETELGERIKQDIIKGGILTSEICLLDDISRAPGESLNILLRILNERKFFSESIPLLTAIATSNPTADEYYNEPLDPANLDRFILQVKALGISYGRKWDEAKKVIELYAEKPFEEKIPKRVSKKLFDKSYKKLEKIQIPPDVQEGLANFTAVMIEDFGLNETNSLITDRTFFVKALKLIRSHALLNERDVCSREDLDVLRYMTAFRVPPEVYDQMDNILRNIVQDKKKSQMTN